One genomic segment of Synechocystis sp. LKSZ1 includes these proteins:
- a CDS encoding response regulator transcription factor: protein MKILVIEDDERIAYPLIEDLKNQNHVIDLAMDGLQGWNYAITTIYDLILLDVMLPGLDGISLCQRLRQQKISTPILILTARDTTTDKVIGLDAGADDYLIKPFELEELAARIRALSRRGKETQQLQLSHGKLFLDPNTCQVRYEEKLIYLTPKEYMILELFLRNPNKILTRSNILDKLWSFDQSSGEGTVKTHITNLRNKLKSAGCSESVIETVYGIGYRLESPNQ, encoded by the coding sequence ATGAAAATTCTAGTAATCGAAGATGACGAGCGTATTGCCTATCCACTCATCGAGGATTTAAAGAATCAAAATCACGTCATTGATTTAGCAATGGACGGGCTCCAAGGATGGAACTATGCCATTACAACAATCTATGATCTTATTTTGTTGGATGTCATGCTACCAGGCTTAGATGGAATTAGTCTCTGTCAACGCCTGCGTCAACAAAAAATTAGCACTCCAATTTTAATTTTAACTGCCAGAGATACGACAACGGATAAGGTCATTGGCTTGGATGCAGGGGCAGATGACTATTTGATCAAACCCTTTGAATTGGAGGAACTGGCAGCAAGAATTCGGGCTTTATCGCGTCGAGGGAAAGAGACACAGCAATTACAATTAAGTCATGGTAAACTTTTTCTTGACCCCAATACTTGTCAAGTTAGGTATGAAGAAAAACTAATTTATTTAACACCCAAAGAGTATATGATTTTAGAGCTTTTTTTAAGAAATCCAAACAAGATATTGACTCGCTCTAATATATTAGATAAGCTCTGGAGCTTTGATCAATCTTCAGGAGAAGGTACGGTCAAAACCCATATTACTAACCTTCGTAATAAATTAAAATCTGCTGGTTGTTCCGAATCGGTGATTGAAACAGTCTATGGTATTGGCTATCGTCTAGAATCTCCGAATCAATAA
- a CDS encoding STAS domain-containing protein → MANSIRVVEPSGIFDSAQAAEFCHDVDQLIACKVDIIIVDFKDVTFMDSSGLGSLVQALKITREAGVKLLLCSFNEQIKMLFELTGMERVFEVFTGREELEYQISQSQTKH, encoded by the coding sequence ATGGCAAACAGTATTAGAGTCGTAGAACCCAGTGGCATTTTCGATAGTGCTCAAGCTGCTGAGTTCTGTCATGATGTGGATCAATTAATTGCCTGTAAAGTTGATATCATTATTGTCGATTTTAAAGATGTCACCTTTATGGACAGTTCTGGCTTGGGCTCTCTAGTGCAGGCCTTGAAAATAACTCGTGAAGCGGGTGTTAAGCTACTCCTTTGTTCCTTCAATGAACAAATTAAAATGCTCTTTGAATTAACGGGGATGGAGCGGGTATTTGAAGTTTTTACCGGTCGAGAAGAGTTGGAATACCAAATTTCCCAATCCCAAACCAAGCACTAA
- a CDS encoding XisI protein encodes MASLERLPAYRTVIKQLLEEYAAYQPSYGEIEIQTVFDNEQDHYQVVAVGWDKKERIYGCSIHLDIKNGKIWIQINNTELDIGQDLVERGIPKEDIVIGFHPPYLRQYSGYAVA; translated from the coding sequence ATGGCAAGCCTAGAGAGACTCCCAGCCTATCGTACCGTTATCAAACAATTACTGGAGGAGTATGCCGCCTACCAACCCTCCTATGGTGAGATTGAAATTCAAACTGTGTTCGACAACGAACAGGATCACTACCAGGTTGTTGCCGTGGGCTGGGACAAAAAAGAGCGAATCTACGGCTGTTCCATCCATCTCGATATTAAAAACGGCAAAATTTGGATTCAGATAAACAATACAGAGTTAGATATTGGTCAAGACCTGGTGGAAAGAGGCATCCCCAAAGAGGATATTGTCATTGGCTTTCACCCCCCTTACCTACGCCAATACTCAGGCTATGCCGTGGCTTAA
- a CDS encoding XisH family protein → MAKDLFHDVVKRALIKDGWQITDDPLFLKVGGIDFFIDLGAEKLLAAERNGNKIAVEIKSFINTSSLADFHLALGQFINYRVALKVADPERTLFLAVPDIAYQTFFQKEFPRMVIQQYQLEIFVYDIENEVIVLWQA, encoded by the coding sequence ATGGCGAAAGATCTTTTTCACGATGTCGTCAAAAGAGCGCTGATCAAAGATGGTTGGCAGATTACCGATGATCCCCTTTTTCTCAAAGTCGGTGGGATAGATTTCTTTATTGATCTGGGAGCAGAAAAACTACTAGCCGCCGAGCGCAATGGTAACAAAATTGCTGTCGAGATCAAAAGCTTTATCAACACCTCCAGTCTCGCCGATTTTCATCTCGCCCTTGGACAATTCATCAACTACCGTGTGGCCTTAAAAGTCGCTGATCCAGAACGCACTCTATTTCTCGCTGTTCCTGATATTGCCTACCAAACCTTTTTTCAAAAGGAATTCCCCCGCATGGTCATCCAGCAGTATCAGCTTGAAATCTTTGTTTATGACATTGAAAACGAGGTCATTGTGCTATGGCAAGCCTAG
- a CDS encoding NAD-dependent epimerase/dehydratase family protein: protein MKILVTGGTGFLGTMLCSHLEAQGHELTRINSRNCDLTQADSLQQFNGERFDQIYHLAAWTQAGDFCLFHPGEQWIINQKLNTNVLTWWQGQQPQAKLICMGTSCAYDPNLPLREENYLTGLPIDSLFTYAMTKRMLYTGLLALHRQYGLNYLCLVPSTLYGPGYHTDGRQMHFIFDLIRKIIRGKLYGEPVILWGDGYQSRELVYVGDFAQIAIQLAQSVDNDLINIGAGEEFTIRHFAELICQEVGYDFQQIQFDTSRYVGAKSKCLEVERLHQRLPDVSLTPLAKGLAQTIQWFWQEQEKLLPA from the coding sequence ATGAAAATTCTCGTCACGGGTGGTACTGGCTTCTTAGGCACCATGCTCTGCTCCCACCTCGAGGCCCAGGGCCATGAACTAACCCGCATCAATTCCCGTAACTGTGACCTGACCCAGGCCGATTCCCTCCAGCAGTTTAATGGCGAACGTTTCGACCAAATTTACCATTTAGCCGCTTGGACCCAAGCTGGGGATTTTTGCCTCTTCCACCCCGGCGAACAGTGGATCATCAATCAAAAACTCAACACCAATGTCCTGACTTGGTGGCAGGGCCAACAACCCCAGGCCAAACTGATCTGCATGGGCACCAGTTGTGCCTACGACCCCAATCTGCCGCTACGGGAGGAAAATTATTTAACCGGGCTACCCATTGATAGTCTGTTTACCTACGCCATGACCAAACGCATGCTCTATACGGGTCTATTGGCCCTGCATCGGCAATATGGCCTTAACTATCTCTGTTTAGTTCCCTCTACTCTCTACGGGCCGGGTTATCATACCGATGGCCGACAAATGCATTTTATTTTTGACTTAATTCGTAAAATTATTCGTGGCAAGCTCTACGGGGAACCCGTGATCCTGTGGGGTGATGGCTATCAGTCTCGGGAGTTGGTGTATGTCGGAGACTTTGCCCAGATTGCGATCCAATTGGCCCAATCCGTTGACAACGATCTGATTAACATTGGAGCGGGGGAAGAGTTTACCATTCGCCACTTCGCTGAATTGATTTGCCAAGAAGTAGGCTACGATTTCCAGCAAATTCAGTTTGATACGAGCCGCTACGTCGGTGCTAAATCCAAGTGTTTAGAAGTGGAGCGACTTCATCAGCGTTTACCCGATGTATCCTTAACGCCTCTGGCAAAAGGGTTAGCTCAAACCATTCAATGGTTCTGGCAAGAACAAGAAAAACTCCTACCCGCCTAG
- the pta gene encoding phosphate acetyltransferase: MTSSLYLSTTEPRSGKSLIVLGILDLILKKTTKIAYFRPIIQDPPPGQRDKNIDLVLQYFQLNQCYEESFGLHHCEVAALAAEDHTDAIFDRIIAKYKALEARGDFILCEGSDYAGEENAFEFNLNTAIAKALNCPILLLGNGEDNTLEDTLHPIDLALKTYEEHACQVMGVIINKVQSDLVESVKTTLQKHYGDRPYLLNVLPFDPILSSPRLSEIAKKLDAEVLSGHDRLNNLVTHYLVVAMQIAHALDWLKDDNTLLITPGDRGDVILGAIQANQAINFPSIAGIVLTTGFRPEASLMRLIEGLPSAPPILLVPTHTFDTAARLGKIHTILTIEDKEKLERSIRLFEDCIDTAKLENNIKTLQVQGITPKLFIYNLVQTAKAQQRHIVLPEGHDPRILRASASLIDQEIVKITLLGQRSRIEQTLKKENIALDLDQVQVINPINSEHFEQYAQTFYELRRSKGVTLDMAQDNLADIAYFGTMMVYLGHADGMVSGAINTTQHTIRPALQIIKTKPGFSLVSSVFFMCLSDRVLVYGDCAVNPLPTAEQLAEIALTSAETAQTFGIIPRVAMLSYSSGDSGKGEEVEKVRRATQIAKERAPHLAIEGPIQYDAAVDPSVAAQKMPGSQVAGQATVFVFPDLNTGNNTYKAVQRETKAIAMGPILQGLKKPVNDLSRGCTVEDIINTVVITAIQAGRTESVV, from the coding sequence ATGACTAGCTCCCTTTACCTTAGTACCACTGAACCTCGTAGTGGGAAGTCGCTCATTGTGTTGGGTATTCTCGATCTGATTCTCAAGAAGACGACGAAAATTGCCTACTTTCGTCCCATTATTCAAGATCCTCCCCCCGGTCAACGCGACAAAAACATTGATCTGGTCTTACAGTATTTTCAGCTCAACCAATGCTATGAGGAATCCTTTGGCCTCCATCACTGTGAAGTGGCCGCCCTAGCCGCCGAAGACCATACTGATGCCATCTTTGACCGTATTATTGCCAAGTACAAAGCCCTAGAGGCCCGCGGTGATTTTATTCTCTGTGAGGGATCGGACTACGCTGGGGAAGAAAATGCCTTTGAATTTAATCTCAATACGGCGATTGCCAAGGCCTTGAACTGTCCGATTCTGCTCCTGGGCAACGGGGAAGATAATACCCTGGAGGATACGCTCCATCCCATTGATCTGGCCCTGAAAACCTACGAAGAACACGCCTGTCAGGTTATGGGGGTCATCATCAATAAAGTCCAGTCAGACCTCGTCGAGAGCGTTAAAACAACCCTACAAAAACACTATGGTGACCGCCCCTATCTGCTCAATGTTCTCCCCTTTGATCCCATTCTGAGTAGTCCCCGTCTCTCGGAAATTGCCAAAAAACTCGATGCCGAAGTCCTATCGGGCCATGACCGACTGAATAACTTGGTCACCCATTATCTTGTTGTGGCTATGCAGATTGCCCATGCTCTGGACTGGCTTAAAGATGACAATACCTTGCTGATTACGCCTGGCGACAGGGGGGATGTCATCCTTGGGGCCATCCAGGCCAACCAAGCCATCAATTTTCCTTCCATTGCAGGGATTGTGCTGACCACAGGATTTCGGCCTGAAGCCAGTTTAATGCGACTGATTGAAGGTTTGCCCAGTGCCCCACCGATCCTGTTAGTTCCGACTCATACCTTTGATACCGCTGCCCGCCTCGGTAAAATCCACACCATACTGACCATTGAAGATAAGGAAAAACTGGAGCGCAGTATTCGTCTTTTCGAGGATTGTATTGATACCGCCAAGCTGGAAAACAATATCAAGACTCTACAAGTCCAGGGCATCACTCCTAAGCTGTTTATCTACAACCTAGTACAAACTGCCAAGGCCCAGCAACGCCATATTGTCTTACCCGAGGGCCACGACCCCCGAATTCTCAGGGCCAGTGCCAGTTTAATCGACCAAGAAATTGTCAAAATTACCCTCCTGGGACAACGCTCCCGCATTGAGCAAACGCTGAAAAAGGAAAATATTGCCCTAGATCTAGACCAAGTTCAGGTCATTAACCCCATCAACAGTGAGCATTTTGAACAGTATGCCCAGACCTTCTACGAATTGCGCCGCAGTAAAGGAGTAACCCTGGACATGGCCCAGGACAATCTTGCGGATATTGCCTACTTCGGGACGATGATGGTCTATCTCGGTCACGCCGATGGCATGGTTTCCGGTGCCATTAATACAACACAACATACCATTCGTCCGGCGTTGCAAATTATTAAAACTAAACCGGGTTTCAGCCTGGTCTCCTCGGTCTTTTTCATGTGTTTATCCGACCGGGTACTGGTCTATGGCGACTGTGCCGTTAATCCCTTACCGACGGCCGAACAGTTGGCCGAAATTGCACTGACTTCCGCTGAAACGGCCCAAACCTTTGGCATTATTCCTCGGGTGGCGATGTTGTCCTATTCCTCTGGGGATTCTGGTAAGGGAGAAGAGGTGGAAAAAGTCCGCCGGGCGACCCAGATCGCGAAGGAACGAGCACCCCACCTCGCCATTGAAGGGCCAATCCAGTACGATGCGGCTGTCGATCCCAGTGTGGCTGCCCAAAAAATGCCCGGTTCTCAAGTCGCGGGCCAGGCCACAGTCTTTGTCTTCCCGGATTTAAATACGGGCAATAATACTTATAAGGCGGTTCAACGGGAAACCAAGGCGATCGCTATGGGGCCAATTTTGCAGGGCCTAAAGAAACCCGTCAACGACCTCAGTCGGGGCTGTACGGTGGAAGATATTATCAATACAGTAGTGATTACAGCGATCCAAGCCGGTCGCACTGAATCCGTTGTCTAA
- a CDS encoding NIL domain-containing protein: protein MKKRVTLTFPQRTIQMPLTYRLAKDFNIAANIIRAQVAPNQVGKLVLELSGDIDQLEAAIEWMRAQEIAVSLASREIAIDEDSCVDCGLCTGVCPTEALILDPESFKLTFRRSRCVVCEQCVATCPVQAISTNF from the coding sequence ATGAAAAAACGGGTCACTCTTACCTTTCCCCAGCGCACCATCCAGATGCCCCTGACCTATCGCTTGGCCAAGGATTTTAATATTGCGGCCAATATTATTCGGGCTCAGGTGGCCCCCAACCAAGTGGGTAAGCTAGTCTTAGAACTTTCCGGCGATATTGATCAACTCGAAGCGGCTATTGAATGGATGCGGGCTCAGGAAATTGCTGTTTCCCTGGCCAGTCGAGAAATTGCCATTGATGAAGACAGTTGTGTGGACTGCGGACTCTGTACAGGGGTTTGTCCCACAGAGGCCCTTATCCTTGACCCAGAAAGCTTTAAGCTAACCTTCCGTCGCTCCCGTTGTGTTGTCTGTGAACAATGCGTTGCCACTTGCCCCGTCCAGGCCATTTCTACTAATTTTTAG
- a CDS encoding extracellular solute-binding protein, translating into MNFLSRLSRRQFLGGATALSLSQTLGACQGLTTSLGVQFLKNSIPPQLLTRFQREFPDLPPIAFQSLPQLKELAETLSQPSKPQSLVSIGHPWLRDVIRQQQIQPLDPQDWNQWPKLARRWQELGRCDAQGLPSPQGKLWGVPYRWGTTLMVYRREAFEALGWLPQDWSDLWRPELAQRLALVNEPREVIGLTLKKLGHSYNIPQPQAIPQLRPALQALHRQVRFYSSRHYLQALLLKDVWLAVGWSNEILPLLKTEPDLAAVIPRSGTALWADLWVAPTALAPASPLATWLNFLWEPTSANQISLFGGGASPRLETLAPDQIMPAVAQNALLNVPTALLDRCEVIQPLPYSSEQQYRQLWQGLETPPAT; encoded by the coding sequence ATGAATTTTTTGTCCCGCTTGAGTCGTCGCCAGTTTCTAGGAGGCGCCACTGCCCTTAGCCTCAGTCAAACCCTGGGGGCCTGTCAGGGCCTGACCACCTCCCTCGGTGTTCAATTTCTCAAAAACTCCATCCCGCCACAACTCCTGACTCGTTTCCAACGGGAATTTCCTGACCTACCCCCGATTGCTTTTCAATCCTTACCCCAACTAAAAGAATTAGCCGAGACCCTAAGCCAGCCGAGTAAACCCCAATCCTTAGTCAGTATTGGTCATCCTTGGCTCCGTGATGTCATCCGTCAACAACAAATCCAGCCCCTCGACCCCCAGGACTGGAACCAATGGCCGAAGCTAGCCCGCCGCTGGCAGGAACTGGGTCGTTGTGATGCCCAGGGATTGCCCTCTCCCCAAGGCAAGCTGTGGGGCGTTCCCTACCGTTGGGGCACAACGCTCATGGTCTATCGTCGTGAAGCCTTTGAGGCCTTGGGCTGGTTGCCCCAGGATTGGTCAGACCTTTGGCGACCGGAATTGGCCCAACGTCTGGCCCTGGTCAATGAACCCCGCGAAGTAATCGGTCTGACCTTGAAAAAATTAGGCCATTCCTACAACATACCCCAACCACAGGCGATTCCCCAACTCCGGCCTGCTCTCCAGGCCCTGCACCGCCAAGTCAGATTCTATAGTTCTCGTCACTATCTCCAGGCCCTGCTACTCAAGGATGTCTGGTTAGCGGTCGGCTGGTCGAACGAGATTTTGCCTCTACTTAAAACCGAACCGGATCTGGCCGCTGTGATTCCCCGCTCGGGTACAGCTCTCTGGGCCGATCTCTGGGTAGCCCCGACGGCCCTGGCCCCTGCTTCTCCCTTAGCTACTTGGCTTAATTTTCTCTGGGAACCCACCAGTGCCAATCAAATTAGTCTCTTTGGCGGTGGCGCTTCCCCCCGTCTGGAGACCTTGGCCCCTGACCAAATCATGCCGGCTGTTGCCCAAAATGCCTTATTGAATGTGCCTACGGCCCTGCTGGATCGCTGTGAGGTCATCCAGCCCCTACCGTATTCTTCGGAACAGCAATATCGTCAACTCTGGCAAGGCCTGGAAACGCCCCCAGCAACCTAG
- a CDS encoding NAD(P)/FAD-dependent oxidoreductase: MAINLSTSADYDIVIIGAGHNGLVCGAYLLQAGYRVLWLEKRSLPGGAATTEVLLPETAPDFRFNRCAIDHEFIFLGPVLQELQLANYGLEYLFCDPSVFCPQPDGRFFLAHRSLTQTCAEIRRYSERDAAQYHDFITYWQTILKAIQPLFNAPPQAIFEIIRTYGWEALQAAFQVAGSKNKALDFVRTMLSSPQDVLEEWFETELVKAPLARLASEIGAPPSQKGTSSGMMMLAMRHSHGIARPRGGTGALVQALVKLIQALGGTILTEQQVKRVLVENDTAVGVEVADGTIYRARRGVISNLDARRLFLQLLEPEAIQSVNPTLRHRIDRRLANNNETILKIDCALTELPRFTALEGAEGSLVGTILIADSVAHVEEAHALTQMGQIADRNPSLYLDIPSVLDTSLAPPGKHTLWIEFFAPYQIAGLEGTGLDGTGWTAALKEQVADRVIDKLTDYAPNLKNAILARHVESPAELAQRLGAYKGNYYHLDMTLEQMMFLRPLPEIANYRTPIKNLYLTGAGTHPGGSISGMPGRNCARVFLKEQRGLALFR, from the coding sequence ATGGCCATTAATTTATCAACCTCAGCAGACTACGACATTGTCATTATTGGAGCCGGTCATAACGGGTTGGTGTGCGGGGCCTATCTCCTGCAAGCAGGTTATCGAGTTCTTTGGCTAGAAAAACGTTCTTTACCGGGGGGAGCGGCCACCACAGAAGTTCTCCTCCCCGAGACGGCCCCCGATTTTCGCTTTAATCGCTGTGCCATTGACCACGAGTTTATTTTCCTTGGGCCGGTATTACAGGAGCTTCAACTTGCCAACTACGGCCTGGAATACCTGTTCTGTGACCCCAGTGTCTTTTGCCCCCAGCCTGATGGTCGTTTTTTTTTGGCCCATCGTTCCTTGACCCAGACCTGCGCCGAAATCCGTCGCTACAGTGAGCGAGATGCTGCCCAGTACCACGACTTCATTACCTACTGGCAAACCATTCTCAAGGCTATTCAACCCCTGTTTAATGCCCCGCCCCAGGCCATTTTTGAGATTATCCGTACTTATGGCTGGGAGGCCCTTCAGGCCGCTTTCCAGGTGGCTGGTTCTAAAAATAAGGCCCTGGATTTTGTCCGTACCATGCTCAGTTCTCCGCAGGATGTCCTAGAGGAATGGTTTGAAACGGAATTAGTCAAAGCGCCCCTGGCCCGGCTGGCCTCGGAAATTGGTGCGCCCCCCTCCCAAAAGGGAACCAGTTCCGGCATGATGATGCTGGCCATGCGTCATAGCCACGGTATCGCCCGGCCGCGGGGGGGCACGGGGGCCTTGGTGCAGGCCTTGGTTAAATTAATCCAGGCCCTAGGGGGAACCATTCTCACCGAGCAACAGGTTAAGCGGGTTTTGGTGGAAAATGATACGGCTGTTGGCGTGGAAGTGGCCGATGGCACGATCTATCGGGCCAGGCGGGGGGTGATTTCTAATCTGGATGCCCGACGACTCTTTTTGCAACTCCTGGAACCTGAAGCGATTCAGTCCGTGAACCCAACCCTGCGCCACCGGATTGACCGCCGCTTGGCCAATAACAATGAAACCATTCTAAAAATTGACTGTGCCCTGACCGAATTACCTCGTTTTACGGCCCTGGAAGGCGCCGAAGGGTCGTTAGTGGGAACGATTCTGATTGCCGATTCCGTGGCCCACGTCGAGGAAGCCCATGCCCTGACCCAGATGGGACAGATCGCCGACCGCAATCCCTCCCTCTACCTGGATATTCCCTCGGTGCTAGATACTTCCCTGGCGCCCCCCGGAAAACATACCCTCTGGATTGAGTTTTTTGCCCCCTACCAAATTGCTGGCTTGGAGGGAACGGGCTTAGATGGCACCGGCTGGACAGCGGCCCTCAAGGAACAGGTGGCCGACCGGGTAATTGATAAACTAACGGACTATGCCCCTAACCTCAAAAACGCGATTCTGGCCCGCCATGTGGAAAGCCCGGCGGAATTGGCCCAACGCCTGGGGGCCTATAAGGGTAACTACTACCATCTGGATATGACCCTAGAGCAGATGATGTTTCTGCGGCCCTTGCCCGAAATTGCCAATTACCGAACTCCCATCAAAAACCTTTACCTGACTGGCGCGGGTACCCATCCCGGCGGCTCCATCTCCGGTATGCCTGGGCGAAATTGTGCTAGGGTCTTCTTGAAAGAACAGCGAGGCCTGGCCTTGTTCCGGTAA
- a CDS encoding HAMP domain-containing sensor histidine kinase, translating to MPNYTETFYKIRFRLLLSYLLVFAALLVAFAIAVRLFVVHSFNEILINKLLYLGEDAEENTKINDGQIIVNNQAIKDILMREGVVEWFDNQGNLIAKHGAYKTTVPATGKINSQMKARLQKKIKHSDYQMITNLQKSDSVLTNDAKIKSIVLPLYGIDKQQAVGYLKISQPLKELDENTHNLDWGLSLGIVLSLGFSGLSGIWLTRQAMRPIDDSFQQLRQFTADASHELRSPLMAIKANAKVALKYPEGMRPDDQKKFMLIANSAEQMSRLTDDLLFLVRHENYPSIHWESLNLTAILEDIIQLYSPLFEAKKVACKASIEMGLFINGDPSQIHRLFSNLVNNALNYTLAEGEISIEASSSQSHIIGIVKDNGIGIAPEHLPHIFNRFWRADQARSYHQGGSGLGLAIAATIVHNHHGSIHVTSELNQGTCFTVSFPKGSKL from the coding sequence ATGCCAAATTATACAGAAACTTTCTATAAAATTCGTTTTCGTCTTTTATTATCCTATCTTCTTGTCTTTGCGGCTTTGTTGGTTGCTTTTGCCATAGCAGTTCGCCTTTTTGTTGTTCATAGTTTTAACGAAATTTTGATAAATAAACTTCTTTATTTAGGAGAAGATGCAGAAGAAAATACCAAAATAAACGATGGTCAAATCATTGTCAATAATCAGGCGATAAAAGATATTTTGATGCGGGAAGGCGTCGTGGAATGGTTTGATAATCAAGGGAATTTAATTGCTAAGCATGGTGCCTATAAAACCACTGTGCCAGCTACCGGTAAAATTAATTCTCAAATGAAAGCGAGACTTCAAAAGAAAATCAAGCACTCTGATTATCAAATGATTACCAATTTGCAGAAATCAGATTCAGTTCTCACCAATGATGCCAAAATAAAAAGTATTGTTTTACCGCTTTACGGAATTGATAAACAGCAAGCGGTGGGATATTTGAAAATTAGCCAACCCCTTAAAGAGTTAGATGAAAATACGCATAATTTAGATTGGGGGCTCAGCCTTGGAATTGTATTAAGCTTAGGATTCAGTGGTTTGAGCGGCATTTGGCTAACTCGTCAAGCGATGCGACCAATAGATGATAGTTTTCAACAATTAAGGCAATTTACGGCTGATGCTTCCCACGAATTACGAAGCCCTCTAATGGCGATTAAAGCTAATGCGAAGGTAGCCTTAAAATATCCTGAAGGAATGAGACCGGATGATCAGAAAAAATTTATGCTTATTGCTAATTCAGCAGAGCAAATGAGTCGGTTAACAGATGATTTGTTGTTCCTGGTTCGTCATGAGAATTATCCCAGTATCCATTGGGAATCACTTAATTTAACAGCGATTCTTGAAGATATTATTCAGCTTTATTCTCCTCTTTTTGAAGCAAAGAAAGTTGCCTGTAAGGCTTCCATCGAGATGGGCTTATTTATAAATGGTGATCCTAGCCAAATTCATCGTTTATTTAGCAATTTGGTAAATAATGCATTGAACTATACCCTAGCTGAAGGAGAAATTTCAATTGAAGCCTCTTCATCTCAGTCCCATATAATTGGGATTGTGAAAGATAATGGTATTGGTATTGCACCGGAGCATCTCCCCCACATATTTAACCGTTTTTGGCGAGCAGATCAGGCTCGTTCCTATCACCAGGGAGGCTCTGGTTTAGGTTTGGCTATTGCTGCGACCATTGTTCACAATCATCACGGTTCAATTCACGTTACTAGCGAATTAAACCAAGGAACTTGCTTTACGGTTTCTTTTCCCAAGGGCAGTAAGCTATAA